The Deinococcus detaillensis sequence CACCAGCAGGTCATTGAGGCCGCGCTGCAACGCTTCCGTTTCGGTTTCACCCAGCTCCACGCTGGTCTGCACCTGAAGACTGATGCCGATCAGCAAGGTCAGTCCGCTGGCCAGATTGTTTTTCCGAAACTCCGGAATGCTCTGGGCCGCGTTGAAAAGTTGCAAACAGGCGTCGGCCATCTGCTTTTGGTCGCTCGCCTTTTGCACCATCGCCGCGCAGTTTTTTTGCTGGGTCGGAGCGCCCTTGAAGGCAAAATCGGTTTTGGAAAGCTCGTATTTGTATTTGACGGGCGTGGCGGGCGGCTTCAGGGCTTGCTGAACCACCTTGGCGGTGAAATCGGGTCTGACGGTGGCTGCCACATAGCCCACCGAGCGCTGCGCGAAGCTCTGGTAATT is a genomic window containing:
- a CDS encoding DUF6683 family protein, giving the protein MGNVRHGKRNRWQVMLAAGALLSSGQAQFFTPSFQNYQSFAQRSVGYVAATVRPDFTAKVVQQALKPPATPVKYKYELSKTDFAFKGAPTQQKNCAAMVQKASDQKQMADACLQLFNAAQSIPEFRKNNLASGLTLLIGISLQVQTSVELGETETEALQRGLNDLLVDSGVMKGKQSDLQAMYETSVMTGALIAAIAQSGADDASAELTTTAKALAAIVLKGMKL